The genomic interval GCCTGGTCGTGCCGCATTTCGTGCGCCTGCTCGCCGGCCCCGGCCATCGCTGGCTGCTGCCGCTGTCGGGCGTGACCGGTGGCCTGCTGGTGGTGCTGGCCGACACCGCCGCGCGCAGCCTCGACCCGCCGTCGGAAATCCCGTTGGGCCTGTTCTCCGCCGCGCTCGGCGCGCCGTTCTTCCTCTGGCTGGTGCTGCGCGGTCGCAAACGGGGTGGCGCGTGAACGCAGCCGATGCCACCCAGGACGTGCTGGCGATCGAGCGCGCGAGCGTGCGCATCGACGGCCGCGCGATTCTCGACGACGTCGATCTGCGCTTCGCACGCGGCACGCTGACTGCGCTGGTCGGCCCCAACGGCGCCGGCAAGTCGACCCTGCTTGCGGTCGCCTCCGGCGACCTGGTGCCCGCGACTGGCCACGTCCGGCTCGCGGGCGCACCGCTGCGCGCATGGCAGGCGCGCGCGCTGGCGCGCGAGCGCAGCGTGCTGCCGCAGGACCATGCGGTGCGCTTCGCCTTCAGCGTGCGCGAAGTCGTCGCGATGGGTCGGCTCCCGCACCCGCCGGCACCGGACGAGGACACGCGCATCGCCGCGGCGGCGATGGCCACCGCCGACATCGTCCACCTCGCCGACCGCGACGTGCAGACGCTATCGGGCGGCGAAGCCTCGCGCACCGCGTTCGCGCGCGTGCTCGCGCAGACCACGCCAGTAGTGTTCCTCGACGAGCCCACCGCCGCGCTCGACCTGCAGCACCAGGAGGCGGTGCTGCGGACCGCGCGCCAGTTGGCCGACGACGGCGCCTGCGTGATCGTCGTGCTGCATGACCTCAACCTCGCCGCCGGTCATGCCGACCGCATCGTCATGCTCCAGCATGGCCGGGTCGCCGCCGATGGCAGCCCGCGCGCGGTGCTGACCCGCGAGACCATCGAGCGGGTATACCGGCAACCGGTGCTGGTGCTCGAACACCCGACCCGCGGCGTGCCGCTGGTGGTCAGCGACGATCCCAGATGAGCGGACGCGTGCCGGGCGCGCTCACCCGGCGGTGGTGGACGCGCCCAGCCGCGCGACGACCGGTGCGACCTGCGATTGCCGGCCCAGGGCCTCACCGAGCTCCGTCAGGCGCTGGGCCAGCGTCTGCGCATCATCGGCGCGGACCGTCGCGTGACCGACCTTGCGGCCCTCGCGCGGCTGCTTGCCGTAGTCGTGCCAGTGCACGCCGGGCACCGCCAGCGCGGCGGTGGCGTCGGGCATCGCGCCGAGCCAGTTGAGCATGCACGACACGCCGCGCGGCGCGGTGTCGCCCAGCGGCAGGCCGAGCACGGCGCGCAGGTGGTTCTCGAACTGCGAGGTCTCGGCGCCTTCAATCGTCCAGTGCCCGGAGTTGTGCACGCGCGGCGCGAGCTCGTTGGCGAGTAGGGTGTCGCCGCGGCAGAACAGTTCCAGCGCAAACACGCCGACGTAGTCCAGTCGTTCGGCGATCGCGCGCGCATGCGCGGTCGCGGTATGCACCGTGTCCGCATCGGCGGCCGCCGGCGCCAAGCTCGTCGACAGCACGCCGTCGACATGGCGGTTTTCGGTCAGCGGCCAGCTGCGGAACGTGCCGTCGCGCCCGCGCACCGCGACCACGCTGAGCTCGCGCTCGAACGCGACAAAGCCCTCGAGGATCAAGCCGGTCGCCTGCGCCTGCGCGCCGAGCGCGTCCCAGGCGGCGTCGATGTCGGCCGTCTCGCGGATCCGGAACTGGCCCTTGCCGTCGTAGCCCAGTCGCCGCGTCTTCAGGATGCAGGGCATGCCCAGGCGCGCGACCGCAGCGTCGAGATCGGCGCGGGTGACAATATCGGCGAAATCGGGCACCGGAATGCCGAGTTCGCGGAACAGCGTCTTCTCGGCGAGCCGGTCCTGGCTCAGCGCCAGTGCATCGGGATTGGGGAAGACCGGCACGTCCGCGGCGAGCCGACGCGCCCCGTCGGCGGGCACGTTCTCGAAATCGAACGTCGCCACGTCCACCCGCGCAGCCAGGTCGGCCAGCGCGGCTGGATCGTCGTAGTCGCCCAGCAGCAGCGGTGCGCATTGCCCGGCGCAGGCGTCGGCCGCGCCGTCGAGTACGAGAAAATCCAGTCCCAACGGATGGCCCGCCAGGGCCAGCATGCGCGCCAGCTGGCCACCGCCCAGAATCCCGACCGTCGTCATGCCAGTGCGCGCTCCGATGCGGCCACCGCGCTCATCGACGCGGGTCGTCATTGGCGGCGACCTCTTCGGTCTGCCGCTGCCGGAACGCGTCCAGCGCATGCGCGACTGCCGCGTCGTCGGCGGCCAGCATCGCCGCGGCGAACAGCGCGGCGTTGGCCGCACCGGCATTGCCGATCGCGAACGTCGCGACCGGGACGCCGGCCGGCATCTGCACGATCGACAGCAGCGAATCGAGCCCGTTGAAGGCCTTGGACTGCACCGGCACGCCAAGCACCGGCACCGCGGTCTTGGCGGCAAGCATGCCCGGCAGATGCGCGGCGCCACCGGCGCCGGCGATGATCGCGCGCAGGCCGCGCGTGCGCGCCGAGGCGGCATAGTCGAACAGCACGTCGGGCGTGCGGTGCGCGGAGACCACGCGGACTTCGTGCGGGACGCCGAGCTGCTCGAGCTTCTGCGCGGCGTGCTGCATCGTCTCCCAGTCCGAGCGCGACCCCATCACGATACCCACAACCGGGGCTCTGCCGGTCGCGGCCCTATCGCCTGACGTGGCGCTGGCGGTCGTGCTGCTGTGGTCGTTGGCTGACATTGCGCGGGCTCCGGCCTCAAACCGGCATTTTAGAGGTTCTTCTCCCATGTGCGGAGACGGCGTTTCAGAGCCCCCTGACAAACCGGGGTCAGAGTGCAATTTCGCGCAGCGAAATTGCACTCTGACCCCGGTTTTGGGCTCCGGCCTTTCAGGAGCCGCGGGATTTCAGTTCAGACGGCGCCCGTTTGAAGGCGCGGTGGCTGGTGCTGCCCCGGCGTCGGCGATGCGAGGTGGTACGCTTCCGCGATTCCTAAAAAACGCCCCGGACCCTGCCCCATGGACCGCAAGTTGCTCGACATCCTCGTCTGCCCCGCCAGCCGCCAACCGCTGTCGCTGCTCGACCGCCCCGGCCTGGATGCGCTCAATGCCGCGATCGCCGCCGGCACGGTGCAGCGCGAGGACGGCACGGCGCAGAACGAGCCGCTGCGCGAGGCGCTGATCACCCACGACCGTAAGCGCGTCTACCGCGTCGACGACGGCATTCCGGTGCTGCTGGTCGAAGAGGGCATCGCGACCGGACAAGTCGCCGACTTCCCGAAGGACGGCGCGCGCGCCTGATGTTGCAGGTGCCTGCGACGTGATCGGGCGCCCGGCCATCCCTGGCCCGGCCGCACGCACCGAACACCCGCACCACGACCGGCCCGCCATCGGACGACCCCCATGACCCAGCGCCCCGCCTCACTCCGCATTGCCCCGCCGGCGCAGGACACGGTCGCCGCCAACGTCGCTGCGGCGCTGGCCGAGGACCTGGGCACCGGCGATGTGACCGCGGCGCTGCTGCCCGACCGCGCGGCCACCGCCAGGCTGCTGTGCAAGCAGGATGCGGTGATCTGTGGCCGACCGTGGTTCGACGCCTGCCATCGCGCGCTCGATCCAGCCGTGCGGATCGACTGGCACGTCGCCGAGGGCGACCGGGTCGCCGCCGGCACCGTGCTCGCCACGCTGGCCGGCCGCAGCCGCGCCCTGGTGTCCGCCGAGCGCACCTCGCTGAACTTCCTGCAGACCTTGAGCGCGACGGCCACCGCCACCGCGCACCATGTCGCCGCACTGGCCGGCACCGGCACCCGCCTGCTCGATACCCGCAAGACCCTGCCGGGCCTGCGCCTGGCGCAGAAGTACGCGGTGCGTGTGGGCGGCGGCGAGAATCACCGCATCGGGCTCTACGACACGGTGATGCTCAAGGAGAACCACATCCGCGCCGCCGGCGGCATCGCCGCCGCGATCGCCGACGCCCATGCCCGGGCCCCCGGCCTGCCGCTCGTCGTCGAGGTGGAAACGCTCGACGAACTGCGCGAGGCGCTCGCCGCCGGCTGCACGCGCATCCTGATCGATGACTTCGACGCGGTGATGCGACGCGAGGCCGTCGCCATTGCGCATGCCGCGCCGTTTGACGGCCGCATCCCGCTGGAGGTGTCGGGCAGCGTGGACCTCGAGGCCCTGCGCGCGATCGCCGCCGACGGCGTGGACTATGTCTCGGTCGGCGCACTGACCAAGCACGTGCAGGCGATCGACCTGTCGCTCAAGCTCCAGGACGCCTGACCGCCGCGGGTCCGACCTGTCCGGGCCGGTGCCCGGACGCAGCCCCGACCGGTTTGCGTGGCGCACGTGCCCGCGCGTGACTTGCATGCGCCGCCGCGCGCCGCCACATTGCGCCCATGCCCGATTTCCCGACGATGATTTTCGCGATGCTGGCCGCATTCGCCGCGTTCCTGTGGTGGAGCGCGGCACGCGGCGCGGCCGAACGCGCCGGCCAGCTCGGCCGCGAGGCCTGCGAGCGCGCCGGCGTGCAGTGGCTCGACCAGAGCGTGCACGCCTATGCGATGCGCCTGCGCCGCGACGACAGCGGGCGCCTGCGCGTGGAGCGCAGTTTCCGCTTCGAGTATTCCGAGGACGGTATCGAGCGCCATGTCGGCCAGCTGGTGCTGCGCGGCGAACGGCTGGTCGCGTTCAGTGGACCGACGCGCCGCGACGTCGCCACGCTGCACTGACCATCGCGTTGCCAGCCGACCGGCAGCGCCGGGCGCGCTCGCGACTTACTTGATGACCCGCAGATGCCCGCGTCGCGGCTC from Luteimonas sp. S4-F44 carries:
- a CDS encoding heme ABC transporter ATP-binding protein, with amino-acid sequence MNAADATQDVLAIERASVRIDGRAILDDVDLRFARGTLTALVGPNGAGKSTLLAVASGDLVPATGHVRLAGAPLRAWQARALARERSVLPQDHAVRFAFSVREVVAMGRLPHPPAPDEDTRIAAAAMATADIVHLADRDVQTLSGGEASRTAFARVLAQTTPVVFLDEPTAALDLQHQEAVLRTARQLADDGACVIVVLHDLNLAAGHADRIVMLQHGRVAADGSPRAVLTRETIERVYRQPVLVLEHPTRGVPLVVSDDPR
- a CDS encoding 5-(carboxyamino)imidazole ribonucleotide synthase produces the protein MTTVGILGGGQLARMLALAGHPLGLDFLVLDGAADACAGQCAPLLLGDYDDPAALADLAARVDVATFDFENVPADGARRLAADVPVFPNPDALALSQDRLAEKTLFRELGIPVPDFADIVTRADLDAAVARLGMPCILKTRRLGYDGKGQFRIRETADIDAAWDALGAQAQATGLILEGFVAFERELSVVAVRGRDGTFRSWPLTENRHVDGVLSTSLAPAAADADTVHTATAHARAIAERLDYVGVFALELFCRGDTLLANELAPRVHNSGHWTIEGAETSQFENHLRAVLGLPLGDTAPRGVSCMLNWLGAMPDATAALAVPGVHWHDYGKQPREGRKVGHATVRADDAQTLAQRLTELGEALGRQSQVAPVVARLGASTTAG
- the purE gene encoding 5-(carboxyamino)imidazole ribonucleotide mutase codes for the protein MGSRSDWETMQHAAQKLEQLGVPHEVRVVSAHRTPDVLFDYAASARTRGLRAIIAGAGGAAHLPGMLAAKTAVPVLGVPVQSKAFNGLDSLLSIVQMPAGVPVATFAIGNAGAANAALFAAAMLAADDAAVAHALDAFRQRQTEEVAANDDPRR
- a CDS encoding Trm112 family protein; translation: MDRKLLDILVCPASRQPLSLLDRPGLDALNAAIAAGTVQREDGTAQNEPLREALITHDRKRVYRVDDGIPVLLVEEGIATGQVADFPKDGARA
- the nadC gene encoding carboxylating nicotinate-nucleotide diphosphorylase → MTQRPASLRIAPPAQDTVAANVAAALAEDLGTGDVTAALLPDRAATARLLCKQDAVICGRPWFDACHRALDPAVRIDWHVAEGDRVAAGTVLATLAGRSRALVSAERTSLNFLQTLSATATATAHHVAALAGTGTRLLDTRKTLPGLRLAQKYAVRVGGGENHRIGLYDTVMLKENHIRAAGGIAAAIADAHARAPGLPLVVEVETLDELREALAAGCTRILIDDFDAVMRREAVAIAHAAPFDGRIPLEVSGSVDLEALRAIAADGVDYVSVGALTKHVQAIDLSLKLQDA
- a CDS encoding DUF3301 domain-containing protein translates to MPDFPTMIFAMLAAFAAFLWWSAARGAAERAGQLGREACERAGVQWLDQSVHAYAMRLRRDDSGRLRVERSFRFEYSEDGIERHVGQLVLRGERLVAFSGPTRRDVATLH